The genomic segment CCGCCACCGAAGGCGTGATGCCGACGGGCGGCGCGTTGCGCGATGCGCTCGCGAAGTCCCTCGCGGACAACGGCATGCAGCCGACACAGGTTCAGGTGATCGGCGCGGCGGTGCAGATTCAGTTAAAGAACGCGTCGTTCCCCAACTGGACGATGTGGCTCGACGACGCGCGCAAGCAGTTCAAGGTGCAGATATCGGAGGCGCACGTCACGGCGTTGAAGCCGGATGGCCAGGTGGATCTGACGGCATCGCTGCAACCGGCCGGCACGAAATGAGTTACTGGACGCGACGTATCCGGCTCGCGATGCCGGCGCTTTTCGTGATGGTGATATCGAT from the Caballeronia sp. NK8 genome contains:
- the gspM gene encoding type II secretion system protein GspM; the encoded protein is MKAEIGRSLSEFWEARTPREKTLLMWGGLALGLVLVYLVLWAPAYEGRARLRDSLPTMQRQLATMTAQANDARSLAPATEGVMPTGGALRDALAKSLADNGMQPTQVQVIGAAVQIQLKNASFPNWTMWLDDARKQFKVQISEAHVTALKPDGQVDLTASLQPAGTK